In the Aggregatilinea lenta genome, TGGCGTCGGGATCTCGTCGCGCAAGCAACCAGATAGACGGCTCCCCTTACGGGATACTGGTAATTAAGGCATTTATTGGCACCTGCAGGACGTAGACAGTATGCCCTCGAGCCAGAGATTTTTGATTCAAGACGGTGCGCACGCCGGAAAAGCGGTGGAGCTGGACGCGTTTCCGTACCATATCGGGCGCGCGCGGGACTGCAATTACGTGCTCGACAGCACGGAAATCTCGCGCCTGCACGCGCGCCTCACCCGCGATCACCTGAACATCTTCCTTGAAGACCTGGGCAGCACCAACGGCACGTTTGTCAATGGGCGGCGCTTGCAGCCCGGCGAACAGTACCGCCTGCGCGCGGGTGACGTGGTGTCGTTTGCGCAGGTATGCCAGTGGGTCTTCGACGATCCGGCGACCACGGCGCAGATCGATCTGGTCAAGGTGACCACGCCCGGCTTGAACCTGGACGTGGACGCGGCGCGGGTCAGCGTGGGCGGCGTGCCGCTCTACCCACCGCTCAGCCCGAACCAGTTTTCGCTGCTGGCGCTGCTGGTCGAAAACGCGGGGCGCATCGTCACGCGCGAGGAAATCTGCGAGCACGTGTGGGGGACGGACGAGGACGTGACCGACCAGACCATCGACGCGTTGGTCAGCCGCCTGCGCAAGCGCCTCTCCGACGCCGATTCCAGTCACGACTATCTCGTGACGCGGCGCGGCTTCGGGCTGATGTTTCAGAACCGCAAGCCGTCCCTGGAAAGCGACTGATTTCAGACAGTTTGCATTACTATTGATGGAGTTCGGGCGGAGGCGCGAGGCGTTTCCGCCCGCTGTTTTTGCCGCCCGGCGAGGGGCGCAAACGCTGATGGCGAAGCTGCTGTTCTTCAACATTCCCGCGATCGGCCACGTGAACCCGACGCTGCCGGTGGTCCGGGTGCTGGTCGAGCGCGGCGAGGACGTGGCCTACGTGAACGGCGAGGCGATGCGCGCCAAGATCGAGGCGACCGGCGCGCGTTTCGTGCCCTACGAAACCTTCCCTGACTTTGCTGCTTTGTCCGACAAGGTCGCGGAGCGGCGGTTGGCGCGCACGGCGCTCGGTCTCGTGCGCCTCAGTCGCTACGTGCTGCCCGGCGTGATGGCGATCGTCGAGCGCGAGCAGCCGGACATCATCGTGCACGACTCCCTGACGAGCTGGGGCCACCTCGCGGCGAAAAAAGCCAAGCTCCCTGCCGTTACCCTGGTGACCACGCTGCTGATGGGCCGGGAGATTTCGCGCCGCCTGCCGCGCCGGGCCATGCTGGGCACGGTCGCGCAGTTCGTGGGAGCGCTGCCGCCCTATGCGCTCCTCGCGGCGCGGATGCGGAGCGAGCAGGGGATCTTCCCGGTCTTTCTGACGCAGGCCGTCGCGTGCTACAGCGACCTGAACATCGTGTTCACCTCGCGCGCGTTCCAGCCCGGTGGCAGCGGCTATGGCGAGCACTTCCGCTTCGTCGGCCCGGCGCTGAGCGCCCGCCCCGATGACAGCGCGTTCCCCTTCGATCGCCTCACCGGGCAGCCGCTGGTCTACATCTCGCTAGGGACCATCGCCAACCGCCAGCCGGACTTCTACCGCGCGTGCTTCGCGGCGCTGGGCGGCCAGCCGGTGCAGGTCGTGCTCTCGGTTGGCCCGGCGACGGATATCCCCGCGTTGGGTGCGATTCCGGCCAACTTCATCGTGCGCCCGGTCGTGCCGCAGTTGGAGATCCTCCGGCGCGCGGCGGTCTTCGTGACGCACGGCGGACTGAACAGCGTGCACGAGGGCCTCTACTACGGCGTGCCGCTGGCGCTGGTCCCGCAGCAGGTCGAGCAGACGGCGACGGCCTACCACGTC is a window encoding:
- a CDS encoding FHA domain-containing protein, with the translated sequence MPSSQRFLIQDGAHAGKAVELDAFPYHIGRARDCNYVLDSTEISRLHARLTRDHLNIFLEDLGSTNGTFVNGRRLQPGEQYRLRAGDVVSFAQVCQWVFDDPATTAQIDLVKVTTPGLNLDVDAARVSVGGVPLYPPLSPNQFSLLALLVENAGRIVTREEICEHVWGTDEDVTDQTIDALVSRLRKRLSDADSSHDYLVTRRGFGLMFQNRKPSLESD
- a CDS encoding macrolide family glycosyltransferase, which encodes MAKLLFFNIPAIGHVNPTLPVVRVLVERGEDVAYVNGEAMRAKIEATGARFVPYETFPDFAALSDKVAERRLARTALGLVRLSRYVLPGVMAIVEREQPDIIVHDSLTSWGHLAAKKAKLPAVTLVTTLLMGREISRRLPRRAMLGTVAQFVGALPPYALLAARMRSEQGIFPVFLTQAVACYSDLNIVFTSRAFQPGGSGYGEHFRFVGPALSARPDDSAFPFDRLTGQPLVYISLGTIANRQPDFYRACFAALGGQPVQVVLSVGPATDIPALGAIPANFIVRPVVPQLEILRRAAVFVTHGGLNSVHEGLYYGVPLALVPQQVEQTATAYHVADLGAGRVLAPEPGHTLPSPAALRAAVLALLDDARSHEAAAAIGQTLREAGGADRAAEEIVQFASANKS